The proteins below are encoded in one region of Rhodopirellula halodulae:
- a CDS encoding PSD1 and planctomycete cytochrome C domain-containing protein has product MSIPKNLPLKMLFGIFFFVSCPISVECVADEKAKIDFVRDIQPILREHCYECHAGTTEEGGLNLGIRDAAFRGGDSDAAIVPGKSDESLLVQLVNGQDGWIMPPESHPPLNKIQIQQLRDWIDQGASWPKDADVANPKLEQAKRHWAFQRLQPTRIPKLEGNTDWTRNPIDSFVLQRLQQAGLSPSKPANARTLVRRLYFDLIGLPPTPEKTDQFIEAHADDPTSAVQNLVDELLASPRYGERWGRHWLDVARYADSDGQEADMDRPHAYHYRDFVIGALNDNMPYDQFVRWQLAGDEYEPDSDAAVSATGFLTAGTSFKLPDSFLESERLLNRYNELDDVISTVGSGLLGITVACARCHDHKYDAFSSKDYYQLLGIFHSGDRVRGKLPSGADGFFFQDFDSERRTTWLFRRSDFYDREIELPIGFPEMLSSGPDAEEYWQQAKEQSCENGDPKSTMQRRALAEWITDPEHGGGALLARVIVNRVWHHHFGKGIVETTGDFGVQGDSPTHPELLEYLTHQFVSNGWNIKSLHRQILSSAVWQQASTRDANDSRGHDVDPGNKLLWRMNPQRLEVEVMRDAMLSVSDTLNYQSGGPGYKPYIAPEANLARNIQGESYPKDAKDDPITRRRSVYMFHKRLIPYPMFQAFDRPDLMVSCSRRQNTTVAPQAMVILNDRFVRSVAGDFARHLIDEQTNDGAFTDSSSIEDWTPIIEQAFSTAFARLPNEAEVQASKEFIRAQMDARSDRNETNPRDEALSDYCQSLFGLNEFIYID; this is encoded by the coding sequence ATGTCAATTCCAAAGAATCTTCCGCTGAAGATGCTGTTTGGAATTTTCTTCTTCGTGTCATGTCCCATCAGCGTGGAGTGCGTTGCCGACGAGAAAGCCAAGATCGATTTCGTGCGCGACATCCAACCCATCCTGCGAGAGCATTGTTACGAATGCCACGCGGGAACGACGGAAGAGGGCGGGTTGAACTTGGGGATTCGCGACGCAGCGTTTCGAGGCGGCGACAGCGACGCGGCGATCGTTCCAGGCAAGAGTGATGAAAGTTTGCTGGTTCAATTGGTGAACGGCCAAGATGGATGGATCATGCCTCCGGAAAGCCATCCACCTCTCAACAAAATTCAAATCCAACAACTTCGTGACTGGATCGACCAAGGTGCTTCCTGGCCGAAAGACGCCGATGTGGCCAACCCAAAATTGGAACAGGCCAAACGCCATTGGGCGTTCCAGCGTTTGCAACCGACCAGGATTCCGAAGCTTGAAGGCAACACCGATTGGACTCGGAATCCAATCGACTCGTTCGTGCTTCAGCGATTGCAGCAGGCCGGTTTGTCACCGTCAAAACCGGCCAACGCCAGAACGTTGGTGCGGCGTCTTTACTTTGACTTGATTGGTTTGCCTCCCACGCCTGAGAAGACAGATCAGTTCATTGAAGCTCATGCAGATGATCCAACCTCCGCGGTACAGAATCTGGTCGATGAACTGCTGGCGTCACCACGTTACGGTGAACGTTGGGGCCGGCACTGGTTGGACGTCGCTCGTTACGCGGACAGCGATGGTCAGGAAGCCGACATGGATCGCCCCCACGCCTATCACTATCGCGATTTTGTGATCGGTGCTTTGAATGACAATATGCCCTATGACCAATTCGTGCGTTGGCAGCTTGCGGGCGACGAATACGAACCGGACAGCGACGCAGCGGTTTCCGCGACTGGTTTCCTGACGGCGGGAACCAGTTTCAAACTGCCGGATTCGTTCCTGGAGAGCGAGCGACTGCTCAATCGCTACAACGAATTGGACGACGTGATCTCAACCGTTGGTTCGGGATTGCTGGGGATCACCGTCGCGTGTGCTCGTTGTCACGACCACAAATACGATGCGTTCTCATCAAAGGATTACTATCAACTGCTCGGGATTTTTCACAGCGGCGACCGAGTGAGAGGAAAACTCCCAAGTGGAGCCGACGGGTTCTTCTTTCAAGACTTCGACAGCGAGCGTCGGACGACGTGGTTGTTCCGCCGTAGCGATTTCTACGACCGAGAAATCGAGTTGCCGATCGGCTTTCCCGAAATGCTGTCCTCCGGTCCGGACGCTGAGGAATACTGGCAGCAAGCAAAAGAACAATCCTGTGAAAACGGCGATCCCAAAAGCACCATGCAGCGACGGGCGTTGGCGGAATGGATCACCGATCCAGAACACGGCGGTGGAGCGTTGCTGGCACGGGTGATCGTCAACCGCGTTTGGCATCACCATTTTGGAAAAGGCATCGTTGAGACGACCGGTGACTTCGGCGTGCAAGGTGATTCGCCAACCCATCCGGAACTCTTGGAATACCTGACTCACCAATTCGTCAGCAATGGCTGGAACATCAAATCATTGCATCGGCAGATTCTTAGCAGTGCGGTTTGGCAACAAGCCAGCACTCGAGACGCCAACGACTCACGCGGTCACGACGTCGACCCCGGCAACAAGCTGCTTTGGCGGATGAATCCCCAACGGTTGGAAGTGGAGGTCATGCGTGACGCGATGTTGTCGGTCAGCGATACGCTGAACTACCAATCGGGCGGACCGGGCTACAAACCTTACATCGCCCCCGAAGCCAACTTGGCGCGAAACATCCAAGGCGAAAGCTATCCCAAGGACGCGAAAGATGACCCGATAACTCGCCGTCGCAGTGTTTACATGTTTCACAAGCGTTTGATTCCGTACCCGATGTTTCAAGCCTTCGATCGACCGGATTTGATGGTCAGTTGTTCTCGTCGGCAAAACACCACCGTGGCACCGCAAGCGATGGTGATCCTCAACGATCGGTTTGTCCGATCTGTGGCCGGTGACTTTGCTCGTCACCTGATCGATGAACAAACCAATGATGGTGCTTTCACTGACAGTTCCTCGATCGAGGACTGGACACCCATCATCGAGCAAGCCTTTTCGACCGCGTTTGCGAGATTGCCAAACGAAGCGGAAGTGCAGGCCTCCAAAGAGTTCATTCGAGCACAAATGGATGCCCGCTCGGACCGCAACGAGACCAACCCTCGCGACGAAGCGCTCAGTGATTATTGCCAATCGTTATTTGGACTGAACGAGTTCATCTACATCGATTGA
- a CDS encoding DUF1501 domain-containing protein produces MSPSKHSFPCGRVANLLSRREWLHRAGAGAGMIGLAGMMAEQNLLAAPPTEGAGQFVTSLTPRTGHFPAKAKSVIWLFMEGAPSSVDMFDPKPELDKRDGDTTDIQAFFGNPGPLMKSPYSFKQYGESGQWVCDQYTHVAKHVDKMAFIKSCYSESNDHVPAIYQINSGLPRPGFPTAGAWVTYGLGSENQNLPGYVVMGNTQGAKGGPHNWGAGFLPSTFQGTLFRSQGTPVLNLKRQPQITRQDQLAQLDLMAKLNDEHMRRHTEDAEFANRMQSFELAFRMQKEATEVVDLSRESKETHELYGIDNPRSKSFGSKCLMARRLVESGVRFVQVYSDGEWDAHDNLQENHTHHCLATDKPVAGLLADLEQRGLLDSTLVIWGGEFGRMPISQNGKGRDHNPKGFLQWMAGAGIKGGTSYGETDEIGYEAVENPVSVNDLHATILHLLGIDHERLTYFHNGRSYRLTDVAGKVIDEILS; encoded by the coding sequence ATGTCGCCCTCGAAACATTCATTCCCTTGTGGACGCGTTGCAAACTTGCTGAGCCGCCGAGAATGGCTGCATCGCGCGGGTGCCGGTGCGGGAATGATCGGTTTGGCAGGAATGATGGCGGAGCAGAATCTGCTGGCAGCTCCACCAACGGAAGGTGCCGGGCAATTCGTGACATCGTTGACGCCCCGCACCGGTCACTTCCCCGCCAAGGCAAAGTCGGTCATCTGGTTGTTCATGGAAGGCGCCCCGAGCTCGGTCGACATGTTCGATCCCAAACCAGAGCTGGACAAACGCGACGGCGACACGACGGACATCCAAGCATTCTTTGGAAACCCCGGCCCGCTGATGAAGTCTCCTTACTCGTTCAAGCAATATGGTGAATCGGGTCAATGGGTTTGCGACCAGTACACCCACGTGGCAAAGCATGTCGACAAGATGGCTTTCATCAAATCGTGTTATAGTGAAAGCAACGACCATGTCCCCGCCATCTATCAAATCAACAGCGGTTTACCTCGTCCTGGATTCCCCACCGCGGGAGCTTGGGTGACGTACGGACTGGGTAGCGAAAATCAAAATTTGCCTGGCTACGTCGTGATGGGCAACACGCAAGGAGCCAAGGGTGGCCCGCACAACTGGGGTGCCGGTTTTCTTCCTTCCACTTTCCAAGGAACCCTGTTTCGTTCGCAAGGCACACCCGTTCTGAATCTCAAGCGTCAGCCTCAAATCACGCGGCAAGATCAGTTGGCCCAGCTCGACTTGATGGCCAAACTCAACGACGAGCACATGCGACGACACACCGAAGACGCTGAATTTGCCAATCGCATGCAGTCATTCGAGCTCGCCTTTCGAATGCAGAAAGAAGCCACCGAAGTTGTCGACCTCTCACGCGAATCCAAAGAAACTCACGAGCTGTACGGCATCGATAATCCTCGTTCCAAATCCTTTGGTTCGAAATGTCTGATGGCCCGACGTCTGGTCGAAAGTGGTGTGCGTTTTGTCCAGGTCTACAGCGATGGCGAGTGGGACGCTCACGACAACCTGCAGGAAAACCACACGCATCATTGCCTGGCGACCGACAAACCGGTGGCTGGCTTGCTTGCTGATTTGGAACAACGCGGACTTCTCGACTCCACGTTGGTGATTTGGGGCGGCGAGTTCGGACGCATGCCCATCTCGCAAAACGGCAAGGGGCGCGATCACAACCCCAAAGGCTTTTTGCAATGGATGGCGGGTGCGGGGATCAAAGGCGGCACGAGCTACGGCGAGACCGATGAGATTGGCTACGAAGCGGTCGAAAACCCGGTCAGCGTCAACGATCTGCACGCAACCATTCTGCACTTGTTAGGTATTGACCACGAACGGCTGACCTATTTCCACAATGGTCGTAGCTATCGACTGACCGATGTCGCCGGTAAAGTGATCGACGAGATTCTTTCGTAG
- a CDS encoding Tm-1-like ATP-binding domain-containing protein, with protein MANIAVIGTLDSKGIEHQFVTDQIRKRGHTTLLIDVGTGGPPQVAPDVSRQEVAEAGGICLDDLMSRQDRGECVSAMADTIPRLMRQLLDQGRIDGVISLGGGGGTAIGTAAMRALPIGFPKVMVSTMASGNIEHYVGTKDIVMIPSVVDVAGLNRVSRTIFTRAAGAICGMVESQVEPNRDDRPLIVASMFGNTTQCVNAAVPILEAAGYEVLIFHSTGAGGKAMESLIESGMIAGVLDITTTEWADELLGGVMSAGPHRLEAAGRANVPSIVVPGCLDMVNFGARDTVPDKFSDRNIYIHNPQVTLMRTSPEECRELGSILANKINQYTAPVSVLIPQQAVSGISAKGGPYHDPEADQALFSSLTGSLRGDVDVRLADNEINDEAFARLCAETLLENIRLHQSSS; from the coding sequence ATGGCCAACATCGCCGTCATCGGGACCCTGGATAGCAAAGGGATCGAGCATCAGTTTGTCACGGATCAAATTCGCAAACGCGGCCACACAACGTTGCTGATCGATGTGGGAACTGGCGGACCACCACAAGTCGCACCGGATGTCTCCCGCCAAGAAGTCGCCGAGGCGGGTGGGATCTGCTTGGACGATTTGATGTCCCGCCAAGATCGCGGGGAGTGCGTCTCCGCCATGGCCGACACGATTCCTCGTTTGATGCGACAACTGCTCGATCAAGGCCGCATTGACGGCGTGATCTCGTTGGGCGGCGGTGGAGGAACGGCAATCGGGACCGCCGCCATGCGAGCGTTGCCGATCGGGTTCCCAAAGGTCATGGTGTCGACCATGGCCAGCGGAAACATCGAACACTATGTCGGCACCAAAGACATTGTGATGATTCCCAGCGTTGTCGACGTCGCTGGACTGAATCGTGTTTCGCGAACGATCTTCACCCGTGCGGCGGGAGCCATTTGTGGCATGGTCGAGTCACAGGTGGAACCCAACCGAGACGACCGTCCGCTGATCGTCGCCAGCATGTTTGGCAACACGACGCAGTGCGTCAACGCCGCGGTCCCAATCTTAGAAGCGGCGGGATACGAAGTGTTGATTTTTCATTCGACCGGTGCCGGCGGCAAAGCCATGGAGTCGCTGATCGAAAGTGGCATGATCGCCGGTGTCTTGGACATCACCACGACCGAATGGGCCGACGAATTGCTCGGCGGAGTCATGTCGGCTGGTCCCCATCGATTGGAAGCCGCAGGCAGGGCGAACGTCCCATCGATCGTCGTTCCTGGTTGCCTGGACATGGTCAACTTTGGTGCCCGTGACACCGTTCCCGACAAGTTTTCGGACAGGAACATTTACATCCACAATCCTCAGGTCACGCTGATGCGAACATCACCGGAAGAATGTCGTGAACTTGGATCGATCCTTGCCAACAAGATCAACCAATACACCGCCCCGGTGTCGGTACTGATTCCGCAGCAAGCCGTCAGCGGGATCAGCGCCAAAGGCGGTCCCTATCACGATCCCGAAGCCGACCAAGCTCTTTTCAGCAGTTTGACGGGTTCGCTCCGCGGTGACGTGGATGTTCGGTTGGCGGACAACGAGATCAACGACGAGGCATTCGCACGTCTATGTGCCGAAACACTGCTCGAAAACATTCGACTCCACCAGTCATCATCCTAG
- a CDS encoding SDR family NAD(P)-dependent oxidoreductase: MDLQLHDQTALVTASSGGIGLAIAKRFAKEGATTIINGRSESSVNQAIDDIREEISDAKLIGLVADNGTVDGIAKTIAEHPDVDILVNNLGIFEAVDFFDLTDDQWQEIFEINVMSGVRLARHYLKRMLDRDHGRIIFISSESGVLPAPEMAHYAMTKTAQLTLSRSLAQLTKGSKVTVNSVLPGSTLTPGVREFISDLFPDEPFETIEKRFVKENRPSSLIQRLIKPEEIANLVAFTASPLAAAINGAALRTDGGIVPTIV, from the coding sequence ATGGATCTTCAACTTCACGATCAAACCGCTTTGGTCACCGCATCGTCCGGTGGCATTGGCTTGGCCATCGCGAAACGGTTCGCCAAGGAAGGTGCGACGACGATCATCAACGGACGCAGTGAATCAAGCGTCAATCAGGCGATCGACGATATCCGCGAAGAGATTTCGGACGCCAAACTCATTGGCTTGGTCGCTGACAACGGAACCGTCGATGGCATCGCCAAGACCATTGCAGAACACCCGGACGTCGACATTCTTGTCAACAATCTTGGGATTTTCGAAGCCGTCGATTTCTTTGATCTCACCGATGATCAGTGGCAGGAGATTTTCGAGATCAACGTGATGAGCGGTGTGCGTTTGGCTCGTCATTACCTCAAACGAATGCTTGATCGCGACCACGGCCGAATCATCTTCATCAGCAGCGAATCGGGTGTCCTTCCCGCACCGGAAATGGCTCACTACGCCATGACCAAGACGGCTCAGCTAACGCTGTCTCGAAGCTTGGCTCAGCTGACCAAAGGCTCGAAGGTCACGGTCAATTCGGTGCTGCCAGGATCCACCCTCACACCCGGCGTCCGAGAGTTCATCTCCGACCTCTTCCCAGACGAACCTTTCGAAACGATCGAAAAACGCTTCGTCAAGGAGAACCGCCCCAGTTCGCTGATCCAGCGTCTCATCAAACCGGAAGAGATCGCCAACTTGGTTGCGTTCACCGCCAGCCCTTTGGCGGCCGCGATCAACGGTGCCGCACTTCGCACCGACGGTGGCATTGTCCCCACGATCGTGTAG
- a CDS encoding oligogalacturonate lyase family protein: MFHQPLRHLLTWGCCLVGSLCFADEPPRDWIDPQTGHRVIRLSNDPGSASMYFHQNAYTPEGDKLLISTPRGLETVDLATRELKVVVPRQNYRMGGSSGVEMGRKSRHVYYATRSEEGTLVRRTHVDTGETDDLVVLPRGASFNGVNADETLLFGTIREFSPGERPRSRDRGRNRQRSTDRSMKLFTADVATGEINTFHPAKAWLNHLQCSPTDPNLGLFCHEGIWQDVDRVWTVRFGSDDARLMHTRQQRYDIAGHEFFGADGKWVWYDLQTPRAEQFWLAGVNVETGERIRYRLKREEWSVHYNVSRDGKLFAGDGGGPNSVANQTPLPEKRRLNPPGNGQWIYLFRPSDSFTEAAVSGEAAKSGEFIAERLVNLADHDYDLEPNVTFTPDGKWIVFRSNMHGERHVYMVNVQAEQTVSDRSATIEKPRDKPRLVLIGDSTVKNGSGKGDSGLFGWGQVLSEHFDTDQIEIENRALGGRSSRSYLTEGLWQKSLERLREGDFVMMQFGHNDGGQMFRGDRPRASIKGNGDETEDGVVEATGKEETVHSFGWYLRKYIADAKAKGAIPIVLSQVPRDRWDEGRVIRSDKDYGLWAQQAAKQAGALYIDLNEIVSQHYEAVGAKKVDRDYFTADDWTHTTREGAEVNAACVVEGIRTQVPELAKHLRQDNEKANPPTAK; the protein is encoded by the coding sequence ATGTTCCATCAACCACTGCGTCACTTGTTGACATGGGGGTGTTGCCTCGTCGGCTCGCTATGTTTCGCCGATGAACCTCCCCGTGATTGGATTGATCCTCAAACCGGCCACCGAGTGATTCGTTTGTCGAACGATCCCGGCAGTGCCAGCATGTACTTTCATCAAAACGCCTACACGCCGGAAGGTGACAAACTACTGATCTCCACCCCGCGTGGATTGGAAACCGTCGATCTCGCGACGAGAGAATTGAAAGTCGTGGTGCCGCGGCAAAACTACCGTATGGGCGGCAGCAGCGGTGTCGAGATGGGCCGAAAGTCTCGACACGTTTACTATGCGACGCGATCAGAGGAAGGAACGCTGGTACGCCGCACCCATGTGGATACGGGCGAGACCGACGATTTGGTTGTGCTACCAAGAGGAGCCAGCTTCAACGGTGTGAACGCCGATGAAACGCTGCTGTTCGGAACCATCCGCGAATTTTCGCCCGGCGAACGGCCTCGCTCACGCGACCGTGGTCGGAACCGCCAACGATCGACGGACCGATCCATGAAGTTGTTCACGGCCGACGTTGCGACCGGCGAGATCAACACCTTTCATCCTGCCAAAGCTTGGCTGAATCACTTGCAGTGTTCACCAACCGATCCCAACCTGGGTTTGTTTTGTCACGAAGGCATTTGGCAGGACGTCGACCGTGTTTGGACCGTTCGCTTTGGCAGTGACGACGCTCGGCTCATGCACACACGCCAGCAACGTTACGACATCGCGGGACATGAGTTCTTCGGAGCCGATGGAAAGTGGGTTTGGTACGACTTGCAAACCCCAAGAGCTGAACAGTTCTGGTTGGCGGGTGTGAATGTCGAGACCGGCGAGCGCATTCGCTATCGACTCAAACGCGAAGAATGGTCGGTGCACTACAACGTTTCGAGAGACGGCAAGCTCTTCGCCGGCGACGGCGGCGGCCCCAACAGCGTGGCCAACCAAACACCGTTGCCCGAAAAGCGACGGTTGAATCCGCCCGGCAACGGACAGTGGATCTACCTGTTTCGTCCCAGCGATTCGTTCACGGAGGCCGCCGTGAGCGGTGAGGCCGCCAAATCGGGTGAATTCATCGCGGAACGTTTGGTCAATCTTGCGGATCATGATTACGACTTGGAACCCAATGTCACGTTCACTCCGGACGGGAAGTGGATTGTCTTTCGATCCAACATGCACGGTGAACGCCATGTCTACATGGTTAATGTGCAAGCCGAGCAAACCGTTTCTGACCGCTCAGCGACCATCGAGAAGCCCCGAGACAAGCCAAGGTTGGTGCTGATCGGCGACTCAACGGTGAAGAACGGCAGCGGCAAAGGCGACTCGGGTTTGTTCGGCTGGGGTCAGGTCTTGTCCGAACACTTCGATACCGACCAAATCGAAATCGAGAACCGAGCTTTGGGTGGCCGCAGCAGTCGCTCGTACTTGACCGAGGGACTCTGGCAAAAATCGCTTGAACGCCTGCGAGAAGGTGACTTCGTCATGATGCAGTTCGGGCACAACGATGGTGGTCAAATGTTTCGCGGCGACCGCCCCCGAGCTTCGATCAAAGGCAATGGTGATGAGACCGAGGACGGCGTCGTCGAAGCTACGGGCAAAGAAGAAACCGTCCACAGCTTTGGTTGGTACCTGAGGAAGTACATCGCCGATGCAAAAGCAAAAGGGGCGATCCCAATCGTTTTGTCCCAAGTTCCACGCGACCGATGGGACGAAGGCCGTGTCATTCGCTCCGACAAAGACTACGGCCTGTGGGCACAGCAAGCCGCCAAACAAGCTGGCGCTCTCTACATCGATCTGAACGAAATCGTTTCGCAACACTACGAAGCGGTTGGCGCGAAGAAAGTCGATCGCGATTACTTCACCGCCGACGATTGGACGCACACAACGCGAGAGGGTGCCGAGGTCAACGCGGCATGTGTGGTCGAAGGAATTCGCACTCAGGTCCCCGAATTGGCAAAGCACCTTCGTCAAGACAACGAAAAGGCGAATCCGCCAACAGCTAAATGA